The DNA window ggcgaacatgatggtggggtctaggtggtggccgGGGCTTTCTAGGGCATTGGCCACTGGCGGTCGGTAGCTTGGTGGTGCTCGCAGGTGGTGAGGTCATGCACGTGTAGGCTCCTAGGTGGCTCGGCTAGGCGGATAAGGGCTTCTGTGGGTCCATGGGAGCACGGCGAGGGCTTCCaaggctcaaggcggggcttcagGTCCTTATGTGGCTGGTAGGGGCTCCATGGCGTccatggcggcatggtggcgACGGCGAGGCACACAGGAGCACTATGGGGCGCCGGTGGGGCGGTCACGGCGTGGTCGCGGATGTGCGCGTGAGTGCATGTGTACCTAGAGGCCGGAGACAGCCTTGGCCTACGtgctcccggtgtggagcgccatggacAAAACAGCGAAGTCCGACGGCGAGCAGGAGAAAGACcggggctcaccgttggtgtcgtgggagataggatggcggtgcagtggcgggtCATGGCCATGTAAAGATGAAGCCATGCAGTGCCGAGTAGCAGCGTCGACGTGCTTGATCGGGGAGACGTCCTCCGCTCTGGCGGCACTGGCGACGTCGCGCGGCTTCAgcgctcccccttcttcttcctcttctccctcttctctcttggctcgggtgcgtAGTGGACGGCCACAAAGTGGCGGTGGGGCGATGAGAGAGCTCAGGGGCTCCCAGGGCcgaggcttttatagccgagctccatggcACCCATGGCGGACGGCGATTGAGCGGTGGAGGCGCGTGCATTGCATCCAACGGGCCGCGCGTGGTTGCGTAGGTGTGGCGCAAGGGGATAGGGTCATGCTCCCAGCGTGACCCCTGGCCCACACCTACCACGCCGGTCGGGGCTTGGTCGGAGGAGTGttcggcgtggggaggaagacgacactgtggctggggggtggctgacgtgtggggcccatGCGGCAGCGACATCAAGCGAAGCGGACGAGTGCGTGGGTGTGGGCGGCGTGTTGGGCCGGCTCGTGGACCGCGTGCGCGCGCGCTGGGTGGAAGGCGAgcgcggttgggctggctaggccgtgaagccgagcaggccgaggcagCTTGCGAGGCctccctcttctttttctttttctattttgtttttcttcttctttgttttgaattcaaatttgttttagaattcaaattcaaatctggtggagtttttgttatacaaaaatggaaatagttttctctttaagcatttattctttggtttgagtaataattactttatggtttatgtcttcaaaggagttgttaagcattacataaagcaaatgaaaatccaaatcactagTGGTATTAATGTGCATGCAAGGTTCATTTAGCTAGGGAACTTAAATCACTTATTTatgccaagagttatgccatgcttatgtgttgacttaggttggggttagacctaatgcatctcttaggttgggtttctatacatgacactcatcaacacatgggagttttaagaaaaaatttgtagttggtatttctagtgtatggatttttgggttgtcgcAGGTATCGTGCTCACCctgcgggagccatgaagagcaactctagtagagcgtgtcattaaactaccctcacttttagggtaggttcttgcggtaccCAACGTGTAGGCTTGAcgggtgatgtcaattagccgcCGGACCACCAAGTGAGCTGTTGACtaaacggggactagcttggtggcaaccaagtgaacctcgggataaaaatcaccatgtcatcatctttccgttggtttgtaatgcccatacacaagcttgtatttacttatatatattgtgcttgtgtagttgctcttgtaattagttagcttgtgtagtttactagttaccttcttgcttgtgtaccaTAGAATTAGgtcccttgcatgactaattgacttaagtagccttgttagtcatattgattagtttatgtagctaaataatttgagctctctaatttggattgtgtagccttgttattgagcattgctagtgagcttaggtggcttttgtgcttttgcttactagcatatgcaGAAGCTCtcccattgcttgaagtactagtggcataggtttgtgtgaccttgctcctagaattaattaggtgagctctagccaaCCCGACACCTTAGTTGTTAGTTTATGATCTTTTTAAAGTGcttgagaacatagatagagggatgtagtcttggctagatcgatagttttaattttgcATTTGTTTCAGTTAGTCGGTGCGTTtagtttttagaaaggactatgcaccccctctagtccgtcatctcgatCCTACACCAACAACCAAGCAGCCTCTTTGTGCACTTATTCTCAACTAGCCAGCCTCATCTATCAAACTAGATATATCCTTACATGGACAGGCAGATCCGCCTCTCCTTTGCTAGCAAGGGAATCAAAGTACTCCATCTGTTCCAAAATAAGTGCACATATCGCACTTCAAAGAGTCATATAATTccaaatttgactaaatttatagaaaattgtATTAACATCTGTATCTCTAAACAagattattataaaaatatatgatgTGATTGATCTAATGatgattatttgatattataaatcttAGTATTTTTTCGTAtaatttggtcaaatttaaacTTGTTTGACACATCAAAGTATaagatgtgcacttattttgaGATGAAGGGCAGGAGTCTAGGGAGGGATAAGATAGGGAAGGGAAGGGGTAGTGAGAGGAGGTGGTGCTGGGAGAGGGAGAGAACGGAGAGATGGTGAGAGGAGGCTGCGTTGGGagagagataaatgaatgtgctAGGGTTCCTACCATGTATATATACTGGGATGGGCCAAGTGGGCTGGGCCTCTATCGCATCACATCTGGAAGTGATCCTTATTTTTAGAGGTGGTAATTTTTTCCAGTGTCTCTAAAAATAGATCGATTGTCTCCAAAAATAGCCGAGTATTTTAGGAGGCATAGACATTTTTTTGTCCACCTCTATGAATCAAATGGGTTGTTTCCAAAAATTGCTTTTATAGTAGTGATAAAATAAGAGTACATATAGAGTTGATTAATGGCACCAAATGGTCAAATTAACTTTCGTGGAATTGGAAAGAGCAGTAGATTGCCATTTTCATTTTGTGCAAATGAAACATTAGCTCATTCAAGTTTCACACTCCTACAAATATATGTTCTGGAGTCTGGACTCATGCAtgctagcaattaattaagagtTTGATCATGTATTTTAAAGTGTTTTTCCAGGTTGGTGCTATGAGAAGGGGGAGCTCCTACTTATCTACGAGTACATGCCCAACGGCAGCCATGACCATCACTTGTTTCCCATGGAACAAGCATGACGCATCCTCGGATGGACTACCCGCTACAGCATCATTGTGGATGTAGCTGCGGGGCTCCACTATGTCCACCACGAGCATGAGCGCATGGTGCTCCACCGTGACATCAAAGCCAGAGCCAGCAACATCATGCTCGACTCCACCTTTCATGGCGGCCTCGGCGATTTCGGCCTCGAGCGCATCGTGGGTTTCGATAAGAACTCCTACACTGACCTCGAGGGAAGCTAGATATAACCTTACTCATGTGGATAGGCCGGTCCGCCTCTCCTTTGGTTGGCAAGGCAATCAAAGTATTCGATCTGTTCTAAAATAAGTGCACATATTACATCTTGAGGAGTCATATAATTccaaatttaattaaatttatagaaaatagtattaaCATCTGTATCTCTAAACAAGATTAGTATAAAATATATGATGTGATTTATCTAATGCtgattatttgatattataaatattagtattttttatataatttggtTAATTTAAACTTATTTGACTCGTCAAGATGTGCACTTGTTTGGAGACAAATAGCAGGTTACGTGAACCTGCCAAATTGCTGTCCTCGACGAGCAAGGCGAGGCAAGCAGGaaggaagcagaagaggaggcagggAACGTCAACGGCTAATTCTGGATTCTCATCCGACGGAGCGTACACAGCCCCCAAACTCCACGGCCGTCCTCTTGCTCGCTCGTCGCCGCCGCGCCGAACACCTACGCGCCTACGCCCAGGCACATCTGTCCCTCCGCCGCCCGCCGCAGCTCCAGTCCGCACCGCTTGCTCGCGCGGTCCGGCTCCGCTCCGCATCCGTGCGCGGGGCGCCGCGCTGCCGAAGCAGATGCCGGGCCACCGCCGGCCCCACCTCCGTACCCGCTTCAGCTTCGCCGCATCTGCGCGAGTGAGCCAGTTCTTCTGCCCTTGCAATCTGATGGCACTAGAGTGCTAGAGTTGGGCTGAATGATGTGTAGTACTTCCCAATGTTGAGTGCTGAGTCCTGTTATTTTCGTTGTTTCTTCAGGCAGTCGAATTTTCATCTGAATCTGGTGTCTCAATCTCACCATTTGAGAACTCGATTACACCAGAATTATGAGAACTTCACTCAACTAATGGGGTCGAAACAGAATAAGTTGCCAAATAGTTGAGTACTTGAGTAAGGGCAACAGAGAAGGAATCAAAGGTGAGGTGGTGGTGCCTCTTGAAGTGGCGCAGCAGTTCAGTGAGTAATGGCTATCACTGAATATTATTATTGGGAGCCAATATTTCTACAAAGCTGAAAAGGCGGCCATTTAAACTGATGTTCTATATGATGCAAACCATTCTTGAGCCTAATGTATACCTCTGCATAGTAACTTCTTTTAGTTACCTTATAGGATGGTGTCCCTTATCCTGGGCATCTCAGCTGCTGCATCCCTCATACTGATTCTTTCTGTTGGTGCATGTTTGCTACATGATAGCGCAAGTTTTGTGATAGATAACATAACCTTGTTGATATCTTCCATTGCATTTCTTGGACCCTGTGAAGTAGATGCATGAGCTTCTTCGTCAGAGACTAGGATGGGATCAACAATATTCATCAGCATCCCTGGAAACGCATTCTCAGCATGCTTTTGCAAGGTTAACCCATCTCTGAACATGTCCTCAGTAGGTGTCAGGCCTGTAAACAACTCGAGGATGACAATTCCAAAGCTGTATACATCTCCACATGGAGAAACTTGACCACCTTCTCCATATTCTACATTGCATAGCGAAACAATAGTGATTCCCCACATTCTATATTGCATATGCAAACAATAGTGATATAACACACAGACTTAATGATAAAACTTCGAGTTACCTagagtgtcacacccaattttaaggataaaattgatgcataaagctcatgtgtgcccagggatcagtcacacatataagtcgacaaattataaaaagtatcattACGGTGTATCTTCCATCACGATTAATaatatcacatagtcttacacaacacagcggaagataaaatggttgaccacaagcctaataatcctcaggaaactcctcatacccgttgtcatctgttacccatccgggatttttatccaattatagaaagtaaacaagcgtatgtacttcccgtacttaacaagatatcatggggttatgaagcttaaaaaggatgacactggtttactacagttagcacttttagtgagtcaagattttattatcaagtttaatcaagttatgcttaaactcctatttaatcccacataagcagatatcagaatcatttgcatcatattatcattgtataccatcataaataaaccacaatgagtaaccatttattctgtgagttttccgggccgctcgtgaccatgagcacggctgttataacagtttgtaaccctctgcagaggtggtgcacattcaccgcgagccGTGAtttccatatgcccgggttaattactcccatatcactgccaaggtgagcgggcagggtacactatgaagccatttcataggtttctctaacaagttagggccactaggtttcctcggcaggtagatgtaggaacctctctttcctatggcacatatccatcgcggctatacacataggaatagaggcagcccatacccaacgtggcaagccccttttgcaccataaaggtaacctctaataagctagaaaaggtccttttactgagctaaagtcagagccatatgactctcacagttgcactgtcagtcctagcttttgccgacagataagtccttatggagggccgagagcaacatgatcgaaagtcatttgctccttcgccctatggatcagttgttataaagcatgttttacctttagttccatagaaccattaaccattgtatagatcatattcagttagagcactagcattccacccatatgcaattaacccaaaggagtcaagagaacatgtcatcaaataactaggatgtccttatggttctcaaatttagacacatgcacatgattgaatgattaaagtgaataggacatcaaggtaggcccatgctatacttgtcttggttagcaaactcctgctgatcctgctagtcgtcgaagaactctgggtctccaatgttctcctcaccatctgaacgcaaccaacacgacaacatacaacattccaaaggcattcatgcaaagcaaacaatcctacagttagaacagtacactagcagtatagaaaacaagataaaatgtttatgaaaagaatctacgtctcgctacgatcacatcaaagcgaagttcacgaaaatcagagctaagACGTGAAAGTTATGAAGTAaatggggtttcctatagcactttatttaattaaacctaaccatgaaatttaaaagttgcaaacttgattaacagtggtactaacacgtagattatgaaattatgaagctaatgcaatttgaacgggtcaattcggagctaaaacgaagtttttatgagcaaaacaaatctaatggcatttttgtaaatactgaaaacgtattttggaccaAAACAGTATACTTTACAttttcaaaatgagaaagcgtACTCTAGAAACGTGCTTTGGActacgggttaggacttagaaaaactcAGGGTCTCTTAAGCAAAACTGCCAGGGCGAATGGGTATCGGCTTCTATGAGCTGTTGATCAAACAATGGAGGGCTCGGATTAgtgagggaaagagagagaagggAGCACCGGCCGAAAcagtggcccggcggcggcgctgccatggccgacggcaaGAACCTCGCCGGTGTGCTCGGTTTGGGGGCTACAgtccacggttcgaagaaccaaGAGCACCGGGGAGTAGCGGGGGTTCTCGTGAACTCGTCTAGGCTGAGAAGGCGGTCGAAGGGGAGGGCCGAGACGGcgatcgccatggccggcgaggcgGAGGTCGTCGGCGCACCCAAAAAACGGACATACAAGGCATGAAAATTGAAAATAACagcatggggaggtagagggaagaaagggggttctcaccgcggggaaaacAGGCGGAGATGGCGGCTCAGGGACGGCTGACCGTGCGGAGGGCGGATGGCGGATCCGACGCTGCGGTGTGGTGGTTACCACGGGCACGGGCGACATGAGAGGGAGCAAGGAGACAGCAGAGGGAGTGGGGAAGGGCTCGTTGCCGTTTTATGGAGGCCAGGCGTggggaggggcgctcccacgatcgAAGACGTGGACGCGGCGGCAGTTGCGCCTTGACATGCGGTTGCGGGAGGAGGGGGACgacgctgacgcgcgggcccgagCCATCAGCGGCTGAGACGCGGCGTCAGTTGTGGAAGGCAGCGCGGCTGCGGTTGCCGCTCGAGTGGGCTGGCCCaggaagggaagagggggaggGCGAGCGGGCTATGGGAATGAAAAAGGCCAATTGGGCCGGAAGTGAGAAAGATAAAGGGAGGGAAAATATTTCCTTTATTTTTTTCCAGATAAATTTTCCAAATGATTTtcaaattgaatttgaattcatttgaactttgaatcaagaccaatcatcacagaaataaatatgcagctgcatgtatgcatcaagaagtttttaaccttatgtttgattttaattccataaaaattattattcccctaggttcaatgctcacaaaaatgcttaataaatcattttatctattttggaaaaatgcaaaaatttcaggGTATTACATGGAGCCACATATCCAATTGTTCCTCTTATACCCATAGTGCTATTTGAGTCGACCTCTGGATGGATTAGGAAGAACTTTTGCAAGACCGAAATCCCCAACATGAGCAACCAATTCCTGATCAAGAAGAATATTGTTTGGCTTCAAGTCACAGTGAACTATTGGTGGTTCATAGCTGTTGTGCAAATACTCGAGGGCATCAGGCAANNNNNNNNNNNNNNNNNNNNNNNNNNNNNNNNNNNNNNNNNNNNNNNNNNNNNNNNNNNNNNNNNNNNNNNNNNNNNNNNNNNNNNNNNNNNNNNNNNNNCAAAATCgaacacaccatatgtgagcctaggaagttaaatctcacatatagctacaaataaaggtaatatcaatagacatgcttaatatataacgtacttagtatagagaatataaccttagatagcaaatagcggaaagacaactccgatctttgggtgaagactctacttccacagggataactgactggttgatcacaagtctaattcctccaaactctagcaatctggtacccatccaagattgtttctaaagatttaaaaagtaaagcaactgtaagtacatgtcgtacttaacaaatataacatgaggttcatgaggctcacaacgctgacacaggtttaactgtgattagcttttaattgtcataattttagcaaaggagtagcaacaagtttatcacaagcccatataaacacatgatcaggtaaacatgaataatgaatagcataaacggtaatcattagtgagcatcttcatcattagtatcatctatgttcatcatctattctttaaatgttccaaggtcgctcgtgaccatgagcactctacagaggttgtacactttcactgtcagtcatgatttatcctttcgcccaaggtgatcagcctcttgacccactacaagaaaggttggcagggttcactatgaagtctttcaaaggttcgtctaacaagttaggggccgctaggttt is part of the Miscanthus floridulus cultivar M001 chromosome 9, ASM1932011v1, whole genome shotgun sequence genome and encodes:
- the LOC136479878 gene encoding putative receptor-like protein kinase At3g47110, with translation MWGITIVSLCNVEYGEGGQVSPCGDVYSFGIVILELFTGLTPTEDMFRDGLTLQKHAENAFPGMLMNIVDPILVSDEEAHASTSQGPRNAMEDINKVMLSITKLALSCSKHAPTERISMRDAAAEMPRIRDTIL